In the genome of Candoia aspera isolate rCanAsp1 chromosome 1, rCanAsp1.hap2, whole genome shotgun sequence, one region contains:
- the GPR132 gene encoding probable G-protein coupled receptor 132 — MCNSTALPFEESRQLLIVVYSLIFALGLPANCLTVFVTFIQICRKNITAIYLFGLSLCNLMYLSTLPLWIIYVQNSHRWTMGRLPCQVTGYIFFCNIYVSILLLCCISLDHYKAVVRALESRGKCFRSQRTAAMVTVAFFGIVAVIYCPVFFSNNIQNENTETCFETPLNSSLAWYNLSRFFLGFLIPLGLLLFTNCRIFQSIKISCSLNPDQKAKVRNLAIAIICVFVVCFAPYHFVLLVRSIFFFWTKDEVCMFEKKIYTTSVIFLCFSTANSIADPFIYVLASENVRRELYRTFRVCGIHWPDDSQ, encoded by the coding sequence ATGTGCAATTCCACAGCCCTGCCATTTGAAGAAAGCCGCCAGCTTCTGATTGTAGTATACAGCCTCATCTTTGCCTTGGGCCTACCAGCCAACTGCTTAACTGTCTTTGTGACGTTCATACAAATTTGCAGGAAAAATATCACAGCCATCTACCTGTTTGGTCTGTCCCTGTGCAACCTTATGTATCTGAGCACCCTTCCTCTCTGGATCATCTATGTGCAAAACAGCCACCGCTGGACAATGGGGCGACTACCGTGCCAGGTGACTGGATATATCTTTTTCTGCAACATCTACGTCAGCATTCTCCTCCTGTGCTGCATTTCTCTTGATCACTACAAGGCTGTGGTACGCGCACTGGAAAGCAGAGGGAAATGCTTCCGGTCCCAAAGGACTGCTGCCATGGTCACAGTTGCCTTCTTTGGCATCGTTGCTGTGATCTATTGCCCTGTGTTTTTCAGCAACAATATCCAGAATGAAAACACAGAAACTTGCTTTGAAACTCCACTCAACTCCAGTTTGGCCTGGTACAACCTCAGCCGGTTCTTCCTGGGATTTCTCATCCCTTTGGGCCTCCTGCTTTTCACAAACTGCAGAATCTTTCAAAGTATTAAGATCAGCTGCAGCCTCAATCCAGACCAGAAAGCTAAAGTGAGAAACCTGGCAATTGCCATCATTTGTGTATTTGTAGTGTGCTTTGCTCCCTACCATTTTGTGCTGCTTGTGAgatccattttcttcttttggacCAAAGATGAGGTGTGCATGTTTGAGAAAAAGATATATACAACTTCTGTGATCTTCCTGTGCTTTTCCACTGCCAACAGCATTGCAGACCCATTTATCTATGTGCTGGCTAGTGAAAATGTCAGGCGTGAGTTATATCGCACATTTAGGGTGTGTGGAATTCACTGGCCAGATGATTCCCAGTGA